A genomic window from Triticum urartu cultivar G1812 chromosome 7, Tu2.1, whole genome shotgun sequence includes:
- the LOC125522671 gene encoding auxin-responsive protein SAUR71-like, which produces MYKQPPWSSQYKRLLSSQLSVVPRKEPATAAAFRPPLPSIVVSGVDGSSSNMKRLLRRLSRVAAADACAAAAYQPLRPDAAAKASSSSFYGARRLGRGARVPEGHVPVCVGEEGGPVERFAVRAELLGQPAFKALLRRAAQEYGYGHPGALRIPCAVANFRRLLLGLSDPGCQATDDDDAAFYY; this is translated from the coding sequence ATGTATAAGCAGCCACCATGGTCGTCGCAGTACAAACGCCTTCTGTCTTCTCAGCTTAGTGTCGTCCCTCGCAAAGAACCAGCCACCGCCGCTGCTTTCCGGCCTCCGCTTCCAAGTATCGTGGTCTCCGGCGTCGACGGAAGCAGCAGCAACATGAAGCGCCTCCTCAGACGGCTCTCCCGGGTGGCCGCGGCCGACGCATGCGCCGCCGCCGCGTACCAGCCGCTCCGGCCCGACGCGGCCGCGAaggcctcctcctcgtcgttcTACGGCGCGCGGAGGCTTGGCCGCGGCGCGCGCGTGCCGGAGGGGCACGTGCCGGTGTGCGTCGGCGAGGAGGGCGGCCCCGTCGAGCGCTTCGCCGTGCGGGCCGAGCTCCTGGGCCAGCCGGCGTTCAAGGCCCTGCTCCGCCGCGCCGCGCAGGAGTACGGCTACGGCCACCCGGGCGCGCTCCGCATCCCCTGCGCCGTGGCCAActtccgccgcctcctcctcggcctcTCCGACCccggctgccaggccactgacgACGACGACGCCGCGTTCTACTACTAG